The following coding sequences lie in one Cannabis sativa cultivar Pink pepper isolate KNU-18-1 chromosome 5, ASM2916894v1, whole genome shotgun sequence genomic window:
- the LOC115717078 gene encoding G-type lectin S-receptor-like serine/threonine-protein kinase At4g27290 isoform X2, producing MEFPSFLVTLLVVLSLFSLSTTTFAVVDTIRPSEILRDNNNTAILVSKQGIYGLGFFTPTATSSKNRYLGIWYNNITVNQTVVWVANRCEPIKDSSSSLTINNKGNLVLFSGQSNNRVLVWSTNSSKQAREPLVQLLDNGNLVLRDDKDANTTKYLWESFDYPTDTMLPGMILGWDLKRGLNRRLSSWKSSDDPCHGDLTYGIELDEPDHIAPQLLIRNGSSILYREGPWRGVSFGGTSNYVSVFWKNSGYEFVHNKDEIYFTYNAQNKSLISRIFLSQTISYMRWVEEQQVWESYYRIPGDKCDIYGTCGANSKCTIMDDKPICQCLQGFEPKNQNNLSQGCRRNSFVSCNDKEKDVFYLTTELKVPETKYTWASKSMKLDECNAKCLSNCSCSAYGYNSNLDGSISDLAIGTECVLWFGDLFDTRNPKGYGRKQNVYLRIPFSTTAPKETLVGSNGNYSKVKKAVIIIAVILFIGLVLIGYYIYRRRYINATNNYCARNESEDDDMELPLFNIYTISTATNNFSEANKLGEGGFGPVYKGTLEGGREIAVKSLSMNSGQGVNEFKNEIKLIAKLQHRNLVKIFGYCTHREMKLLIYEYMSNKSLDYFIFDESRSILLDWPKRFQIVCGIAKGLLYLHHDSRLRIIHRDLKASNILLDEDMNPKIADFGLAKTFGGDQIEGNTHKVVGTYGYMAPEYASDGIFSIKSDVFSFGILILEIAWNSMKEGNEFKLIEKCLLKSPNDNMEEALRCIHIGLLCVQQMPVDRPNMSSVVLMLSGERLLPQPKPPAYCNSTYSSDADYSSSNRPQSGNLSITALEGR from the exons atgGAGTTCCCATCATTTCTGGTTACCTTATTAGTTGTTTTGAGTCTTTTTTCTCTGTCTACAACAACTTTTGCTGTGGTTGATACCATTAGACCATCAGAAATTCTGAGAGATAATAACAACACAGCTATATTGGTATCCAAACAAGGAATTTATGGACTGGGATTCTTTACTCCAACAGCTACTTCATCAAAGAATCGTTACCTGGGAATTTGGTACAACAACATTACAGTTAACCAAACAGTTGTTTGGGTTGCAAACCGATGTGAACCCATCAAGGATTCATCTAGCTCGTTGACTATAAACAACAAAGGAAATCTTGTGCTTTTTTCTGGACAGAGTAATAACAGAGTGCTTGTTTGGTCTACAAACTCGTCTAAACAAGCTCGGGAACCACTAGTTCAGCTCTTGGATAATGGTAACTTGGTTTTGAGAGATGATAAAGATGCAAACACAACAAAATATTTATGGGAAAGCTTTGATTATCCAACTGATACAATGTTACCAGGAATGATATTAGGATGGGACTTGAAGAGAGGTCTAAATAGGCGATTATCGTCATGGAAGAGCTCTGATGATCCTTGTCATGGAGATTTAACTTATGGAATTGAGCTTGATGAGCCAGATCATATAGCTCCTCAACTATTAATCCGTAATGGGTCTTCGATTTTGTATCGCGAAGGGCCATGGAGGGGGGTAAGTTTCGGTGGAACTTCAAATTATGTATCAGTTTTTTGGAAAAACTCTGGTTATGAATTTGTGCACAACAAGGATGAAATTTACTTCACTTACAATGCTCAAAATAAGTCACTAATCTCAAGAATTTTTTTGAGCCAAACAATTAGTTACATGAGATGGGTAGAAGAACAACAAGTATGGGAATCTTATTACAGAATTCCAGGAGATAAGTGTGACATTTATGGCACTTGTGGAGCtaattctaaatgtacaataatgGATGATAAACCAATCTGCCAATGTTTACAAGGCTTTGAACCAAagaatcaaaataatttgtcacAAGGATGTAGGAGGAACAGTTTTGTGAGCTGTAATGATAAAGAGAAAGATGTGTTCTATTTAACTACTGAGTTGAAAGTGCCCGAAACTAAGTATACTTGGGCGAGTAAAAGCATGAAACTCGACGAATGCAATGCTAAATGCTTAAGCAACTGCTCTTGTTCGGcgtatggttataattccaatttAGATGGTAGTATTTCCGATTTAGCTATAGGCACTGAGTGTGTACTATGGTTCGGGGATTTGTTCGATACTCGAAATCCCAAGGGTTATGGCCGAAAACAAAATGTTTATCTTCGAATACCCTTTTCAACAACAG CTCCAAAAGAAACACTTGTTGGTAGTAATGGTAATTATTCCAAGGTGAAGAAAGCAGTGATAATTATTGCTGTCATTCTCTTCATCGGACTAGTTTTGATTGGCTATTACATTTACAGGAGGAGATACATTAATG CCACTAATAATTATTGTGCAAGAAACGAAAGCGAAGATGATGACATGGAGCTTCCATTGTTCAACATATATACAATTAGTACTGCCACTAATAATTTTTCAGAGGCTAATAAGCTTGGAGAGGGTGGTTTTGGACCTGTATACAAA GGTACCTTGGAAGGAGGTAGGGAAATTGCTGTGAAGAGTCTATCAATGAATTCTGGACAAGGAGTCAATGAGttcaaaaatgaaattaaactaATTGCTAAGCTTCAACATCGGAATCTTGTCAAGATATTTGGTTATTGTACTCATAGAGAAATGAAACTATTAATTTATGAGTACATGTCTAACAAAAGCCTTGACTATTTCATTTTCG ATGAAAGTCGAAGCATACTATTAGATTGGCCTAAGCGCTTCCAAATTGTATGTGGAATTGCTAAGGGGCTTCTATATCTTCATCATGATTCAAGATTGAGAATAATACACCGAGATCTCAAAGCTAGTAACATTTTGCTTGATGAAGACATGAATCCCAAAATTGCAGACTTTGGCTTGGCTAAAACTTTTGGTGGAGACCAAATAGAAGGGAACACACACAAAGTAGTAGGAACCTA TGGTTATATGGCGCCAGAATATGCCTCTGATGGCATATTTTCCATAAAGTCTGATGTATTTAGTTTTGGTATATTGATCCTAGAAATT GCATGGAATTCAATGAAGGAAGGGAATGAGTTTAAGCTTATTGAGAAGTGCTTACTAAAAAGTCCAAATGACAACATGGAAGAAGCATTGCGTTGCATCCACATTGGCCTTTTGTGTGTGCAACAAATGCCTGTTGATAGGCCGAATATGTCTTCTGTTGTTCTAATGTTGAGTGGTGAGAGATTGTTGCCTCAACCCAAACCGCCGGCCTATTGCAATAGCACATATTCTTCGGATGCAGATTATTCCTCCTCTAATCGGCCCCAATCAGGCAATTTAAGCATAACAGCTCTCGAGGGGCGATAG
- the LOC115717078 gene encoding G-type lectin S-receptor-like serine/threonine-protein kinase At4g27290 isoform X1, with translation MEFPSFLVTLLVVLSLFSLSTTTFAVVDTIRPSEILRDNNNTAILVSKQGIYGLGFFTPTATSSKNRYLGIWYNNITVNQTVVWVANRCEPIKDSSSSLTINNKGNLVLFSGQSNNRVLVWSTNSSKQAREPLVQLLDNGNLVLRDDKDANTTKYLWESFDYPTDTMLPGMILGWDLKRGLNRRLSSWKSSDDPCHGDLTYGIELDEPDHIAPQLLIRNGSSILYREGPWRGVSFGGTSNYVSVFWKNSGYEFVHNKDEIYFTYNAQNKSLISRIFLSQTISYMRWVEEQQVWESYYRIPGDKCDIYGTCGANSKCTIMDDKPICQCLQGFEPKNQNNLSQGCRRNSFVSCNDKEKDVFYLTTELKVPETKYTWASKSMKLDECNAKCLSNCSCSAYGYNSNLDGSISDLAIGTECVLWFGDLFDTRNPKGYGRKQNVYLRIPFSTTAPKETLVGSNGNYSKVKKAVIIIAVILFIGLVLIGYYIYRRRYINATNNYCARNESEDDDMELPLFNIYTISTATNNFSEANKLGEGGFGPVYKGTLEGGREIAVKSLSMNSGQGVNEFKNEIKLIAKLQHRNLVKIFGYCTHREMKLLIYEYMSNKSLDYFIFDESRSILLDWPKRFQIVCGIAKGLLYLHHDSRLRIIHRDLKASNILLDEDMNPKIADFGLAKTFGGDQIEGNTHKVVGTYGYMAPEYASDGIFSIKSDVFSFGILILEIVSGRKCRSLYDENSTLNLVGYAWNSMKEGNEFKLIEKCLLKSPNDNMEEALRCIHIGLLCVQQMPVDRPNMSSVVLMLSGERLLPQPKPPAYCNSTYSSDADYSSSNRPQSGNLSITALEGR, from the exons atgGAGTTCCCATCATTTCTGGTTACCTTATTAGTTGTTTTGAGTCTTTTTTCTCTGTCTACAACAACTTTTGCTGTGGTTGATACCATTAGACCATCAGAAATTCTGAGAGATAATAACAACACAGCTATATTGGTATCCAAACAAGGAATTTATGGACTGGGATTCTTTACTCCAACAGCTACTTCATCAAAGAATCGTTACCTGGGAATTTGGTACAACAACATTACAGTTAACCAAACAGTTGTTTGGGTTGCAAACCGATGTGAACCCATCAAGGATTCATCTAGCTCGTTGACTATAAACAACAAAGGAAATCTTGTGCTTTTTTCTGGACAGAGTAATAACAGAGTGCTTGTTTGGTCTACAAACTCGTCTAAACAAGCTCGGGAACCACTAGTTCAGCTCTTGGATAATGGTAACTTGGTTTTGAGAGATGATAAAGATGCAAACACAACAAAATATTTATGGGAAAGCTTTGATTATCCAACTGATACAATGTTACCAGGAATGATATTAGGATGGGACTTGAAGAGAGGTCTAAATAGGCGATTATCGTCATGGAAGAGCTCTGATGATCCTTGTCATGGAGATTTAACTTATGGAATTGAGCTTGATGAGCCAGATCATATAGCTCCTCAACTATTAATCCGTAATGGGTCTTCGATTTTGTATCGCGAAGGGCCATGGAGGGGGGTAAGTTTCGGTGGAACTTCAAATTATGTATCAGTTTTTTGGAAAAACTCTGGTTATGAATTTGTGCACAACAAGGATGAAATTTACTTCACTTACAATGCTCAAAATAAGTCACTAATCTCAAGAATTTTTTTGAGCCAAACAATTAGTTACATGAGATGGGTAGAAGAACAACAAGTATGGGAATCTTATTACAGAATTCCAGGAGATAAGTGTGACATTTATGGCACTTGTGGAGCtaattctaaatgtacaataatgGATGATAAACCAATCTGCCAATGTTTACAAGGCTTTGAACCAAagaatcaaaataatttgtcacAAGGATGTAGGAGGAACAGTTTTGTGAGCTGTAATGATAAAGAGAAAGATGTGTTCTATTTAACTACTGAGTTGAAAGTGCCCGAAACTAAGTATACTTGGGCGAGTAAAAGCATGAAACTCGACGAATGCAATGCTAAATGCTTAAGCAACTGCTCTTGTTCGGcgtatggttataattccaatttAGATGGTAGTATTTCCGATTTAGCTATAGGCACTGAGTGTGTACTATGGTTCGGGGATTTGTTCGATACTCGAAATCCCAAGGGTTATGGCCGAAAACAAAATGTTTATCTTCGAATACCCTTTTCAACAACAG CTCCAAAAGAAACACTTGTTGGTAGTAATGGTAATTATTCCAAGGTGAAGAAAGCAGTGATAATTATTGCTGTCATTCTCTTCATCGGACTAGTTTTGATTGGCTATTACATTTACAGGAGGAGATACATTAATG CCACTAATAATTATTGTGCAAGAAACGAAAGCGAAGATGATGACATGGAGCTTCCATTGTTCAACATATATACAATTAGTACTGCCACTAATAATTTTTCAGAGGCTAATAAGCTTGGAGAGGGTGGTTTTGGACCTGTATACAAA GGTACCTTGGAAGGAGGTAGGGAAATTGCTGTGAAGAGTCTATCAATGAATTCTGGACAAGGAGTCAATGAGttcaaaaatgaaattaaactaATTGCTAAGCTTCAACATCGGAATCTTGTCAAGATATTTGGTTATTGTACTCATAGAGAAATGAAACTATTAATTTATGAGTACATGTCTAACAAAAGCCTTGACTATTTCATTTTCG ATGAAAGTCGAAGCATACTATTAGATTGGCCTAAGCGCTTCCAAATTGTATGTGGAATTGCTAAGGGGCTTCTATATCTTCATCATGATTCAAGATTGAGAATAATACACCGAGATCTCAAAGCTAGTAACATTTTGCTTGATGAAGACATGAATCCCAAAATTGCAGACTTTGGCTTGGCTAAAACTTTTGGTGGAGACCAAATAGAAGGGAACACACACAAAGTAGTAGGAACCTA TGGTTATATGGCGCCAGAATATGCCTCTGATGGCATATTTTCCATAAAGTCTGATGTATTTAGTTTTGGTATATTGATCCTAGAAATTGTAAGTGGGAGAAAATGTAGATCCCTTTATGATGAAAATAGTACTCTCAATCTCGTTGGATAT GCATGGAATTCAATGAAGGAAGGGAATGAGTTTAAGCTTATTGAGAAGTGCTTACTAAAAAGTCCAAATGACAACATGGAAGAAGCATTGCGTTGCATCCACATTGGCCTTTTGTGTGTGCAACAAATGCCTGTTGATAGGCCGAATATGTCTTCTGTTGTTCTAATGTTGAGTGGTGAGAGATTGTTGCCTCAACCCAAACCGCCGGCCTATTGCAATAGCACATATTCTTCGGATGCAGATTATTCCTCCTCTAATCGGCCCCAATCAGGCAATTTAAGCATAACAGCTCTCGAGGGGCGATAG